The following is a genomic window from Anas acuta chromosome 3, bAnaAcu1.1, whole genome shotgun sequence.
CTTTGTGCCACCTATGAATAGGAATGCAAGCAAGTTTCTAGGCTGAAGCTACAGCTGGTGACAATTTCTACTCCAGTTACATAAAGCATAGACAGGAATAAAGATAAGTGAAGCCCAGAGAATGACTACAGGATCTACACCTCCTCTACATCTGTGGAAACCTTTCACAGCACTTCTTTACTTGCAAGCTGTAAGAGGGAAACCTTTATATctcttttcagatttaaaattatttctacaaAGGAGCAAGTGAAGACATTTCTTTGCCACAGACAGATGAGTTACTATGGTTTATTAAGAAATGGGATGAAGACTACCCTAGACAGAGCTATAAAAACATGCACAGCTTCACATTTACCAGCCTCACATGCTACTTACCCTTAAAGTCAGCAGCATAGGGGAGAGATGAGATTAAAATGCCTGGCAGAGATTTAGGCAGTGGAGTACTAAGAAGATCTTGAAGGGACGCCACCTTGGTCTGCGTACAGTCAAGGAAATATTGCTTCATTGTTAAAAATTCAGATTTACTAAGGCTTAAAATaagctacaaaataaattaagcaaTCCCAAAAATTACCTAGGACAACCAAAACTACTGCATTTCTGAACTAGGATGTACTCCCATATTTCAGCATATTCCTTCATCTTCTACATGCCAGTACTACATCACAAAAGGAACTTAGTGGGGTATCTGCAATCAGTGCATAATAAGGGATTAAAGGAAGGAGCAGATGTGTTCAGCTAACAGGCTTTCAGATAAATCACTGCTGAGGTTAGAGGCATGcagcaaatgaaacaaaactgcaagATGACAAAAACCAGAGTTAGATGTTTAAAGGCAAGCTAAATGTCATCCTGAAAGACAAGAAACAGCTTCATACCTGGTTCTACCTCATCTCCTGCATCGTGCTGGATAAGCAATACAGTCTTCCAGATATCCCCTTAAAAAGTGACTTAAAGATTCCAGGAGCCTGGTAAGTGTTCCTGCAAATGCTCAGCATTGCATACAGTATCTAAATTAAGTCTTGGGTGTCTTCCAGTCATAAGCCAGGCACTTATAACATAAAACTTGCATCTCCCTAAACTTCGTTTCGGTATCTGAAAGAACTTTTTGCAACTTGAACAGCcaacattttcctctccatttcaCCAAGATTTCCCTCAGTTCCTTAGTACCTAGATGCTGCTGTCATGCACAAGCCCCTCTGTTAGTATTCCTCTGTTTGGGATAGAAGACATTCCTATCGCAGATCTTGCACAATAAATAAAGCCCAGAGCTTTCACGTCACAGCAAAGATAAGAGACTTGAAGAGACCTCTAACTCCCTGCGTACAAAGGGCTTCATTTAAAAAGTCTAATTAGTAAGCATGTTTAGCTCTACATCAGCTCAAAGGAGCTACTTAAGCTTTCTGCCACTTCAAGGGACTAGGATATTTCACTTTAAGAATTCATATAAGCTACCCTTACATGCAATAATGTGGTTTACTTCAATGCACTGAAAGAAGAGTCTGTTCATTTCCACTACAGACCGTAATGAGTACAGAACCACAGCTTCCAACAAAACAGCTGTGCTATGCCAGCATCTGCTAAAGTCAGAAAACAAGCTGGTCAAGAATGAAGTTACGGGTAAAAAGTCAATTAGCTGATACCAATCAAAGACCACTGCTGCGTAGGAAATTATCATAAAAACCATAATAAACCAATTGTAAGCTGTCAGTATGtagtaaataacattttttgctCCAGTTAAAATTATTTGCCTTTGCCATGCAGCCTATGTGCCATGCAGCCACACATTTGTTGCTTAAAATAATCACAGATTAATTTTGCTGGCAGTAAGACACCAGAACACTCCTTTGCCTGCAGTTTATTTGCTATTATTCCAAGCATGCAGTGGTTTACCTTTTTACTGGGCGTTTCTGATTGATCATCCTCACAGTTTTggttcttctcttctccctcatcTGCGTGAGGAGGTTTTGTAGTCTTCTGTGGTACTGAGCTACTCTTCTGTTCACTGCACTTCTTTGGACGTTCACCTGTAGAGCaagctttcctctttcttttttttgtaaccTGATCATAATTAAGGTAAGATTCAAAAGACATAGTAGGGGGCTCAAATTCCTCATCGCTAGGTAATTTAGCTTTGCTTCCTGtgacaggtttttgttttggcttcttCACATGCTTAGGATCTTCCTGTTTGGGAGCATCCTTACCAGGCCTTTCCTTCGTGGGGGATATGTCCTTACTGGCCACACAGGAACGCCTCTTTTCTGAACCTTCCTTGCTGTCCTTGGAGGCTCTTTCTTTCAAGTCTCCTTCTTTAGCTTGAGGATCAGTACCCTGGGAGCCACGTTTAGAACTACTGCTGCTACATTCTTTATTATCACGTTCTTTTTGAGACTCAGAACCTGTATTTCggtgctttttttccctatgtGTATGCTGCTTATTCAACTTCTTAGAAATGGGAGAGCTATTGGAACTTTTGGAGGCCAATACAGATGCTTTGGGCTTCTCTGAAGGCTTAGTTCCTTTGGAAACAGAAGATTTTgtctcatctttttctttttcagcattttttcttcctctgtgatCACtgcaacacaaaggaaaaaaatacatcccaCACTACATCTGATGCTACATTCTTGAAGAATCAATCTTTTTATTTACGTTAGTGAAACCAGAAGCTTCAAATCACACCACGTGGCATAATTCTTACAGGACCCAGAACGGCACTCTAATTTTGCTTCCACATCAGCACAGAATCTGAGGGAAGTCTCTCTTGGTCCAGCATCACTAACTACTGCAACAAGAAATTGAGAGTAATGCAAGTGGAGAGTAGGGACATAAGCATCagtaagaaaaacatgtttgacATAGTGCTATTTGTTCAAAATGCTTTAGATACCACTGCTTTTATACAAGTTTCCTTGCATGTTTTATAATACAGAGATGGTACTTGAAGTAACTAGGAGGCAGAATTTAAAACATGTTCTGTGGTTGGTAAGAGTACAAAACATCAGCCTGAATACTTTGTTATTACCCATGTGCTCTGGTATGCCACTTCCCTGTTGTGGGAACAGCTTCAAATTTAACATGCACTGCTTAGTCAATCTGAAGCTTCAGCTTTCTCAGACCAACTTCTCCCACTGTCAAGAGGGCTGCAAAACACCTAGAGCACAGTCAGCCGGCTGATGGCAGTGGAGGCTGACTCCTGAGAAGGAATCACATCTCTTCGAGTGTACCTGCTCCAACACACAAAACCCTTTTCAGTCTGCAGAAATACCGTAGGGAAGTCCTGTACACAACCAAATCACTGAAGAGATGCTTCATTTAACAACAGCCACAttgctgagaaagagaaaaaaaaaaaaaagcaaacttccTATTTCTCTAGAGGGGAGGAGAGCACTGCCCATCACTGGCTTAGTGCTGCTCACATCGGCTGGTACCTAAGAACCGGTGCTGGTCAAAAAGGCAGGTGAAGTCTGAGTGCTGGCTGGCTAATTGACCAACCCTGGCTGCTTTGATCTGTCTTCTAGTAATTTATAAAAGACTCATTCCTACCATTCATCTATATGCGTtatgaaatatttgtcattCCAAGTATTATTCTAATATTTCCAAGTTGTATTTTATTAAGTTATGCTACACCACAATTAATCCTGTAGAAAAAAGTCCATACctaccttttattttctggaggAATAAGCTTTTTCCATCGCTTCACCAGGGATTTAGCTACATTCCCAGCAGTGGCATGTTTCCTAAAGCTGTTCACTGTTTTGCCTATGCCAGTTTCCTGTTGAAGACAGTGCAAGAAAGATGGGCGGAATAAATCACAACAAATCCCAAGAAAAGCCTTCCCTAAAACTGCTACAAGCAGCATTAGCATAGCAGACTGAGCAGTCTTACAGCAGCTAAAGAAGTAAACACACTTCTCACCCTacaaacagaactgaaagaaaatcatatAATTATAACCAAATGCTGGGAACAAAGTGCAGCATAAAAGAAGCTACTTTTCCCCATTAAATGTATGTAATCCAGAAACCTCACTTGGCTTGAATGCTTATACCTACAGAATGCATACTGCTAAAGTGAATTAAtcaattttacatatatatatatatataagtatatttatatatactaatatataatatatatttatacaggTACAGTTTAGCATGTTAAAGAGCACAAATGATCAGTGTATTGCAATCTAAAAGCCTCAACACAAAGTACCATGGCGCAGAGGTGCCAGGTGAACAGAGTTCATGTGACTAAACTCAAGTCtcagccacagaaaaaaatcccctgATGTTTAAGATGCCACGTTCATCGTTCTGTTCACCCAccatacaatttattttcacattatcATTGTGTCTTCAAATCTTGCTCTGATTTCTACATTGTAGAAGTAGAACTGCCCTGCAGACTTTGTGGGTATATAAATATCACAGTTGATTTTGAATCCTGTTATTAGTATCTCCAATTCATAAACCCCCACTTTTAAGatacatttttgtgtgcaaacCCTGGAATTTGCAAAGCCAACAGCAACCCATTAATGCTCTCACTAGCCAGTGAAATTATACTCCTGTGAAGTCTGAGTAAGAACTATGCATGTACTACTCCTCCGGGCTCAGCTCAGGCCTTAGAAGAGAATTCCTTAAAgcctcagaaaaataattttgctttaaagagATTCAGTTTCTGTATCATTCAGGAGCACTGGTTTGGAGGTTCAGTGTATTGCAATACATGCGAGAAAACTGGTGGGAGGATTTCCTAAAGCTATCCATGTGAGAAATTTATGTTCCTAgaagtgctttaaaatatgcagaaacCTCAATTTTAAGACATCTCTTCCCTCTGTCTCACTTGAAGACTTCCATCATAGTCTGTCACATTGTAGCATGCAAGTATGCTGAGAACATCAATTATCTGAGGAAGCCCTTTGTCATTTTTAACAGCTCAGATGAGATTACTTCATTTCTCAATAAAAATATTGGTGGATTATAGTAGAGGCCCATCTGTTTTTAGGCAGGCAAGTGCCTTCGCCCAAATAAGCTGGCCAAATATTCCAATTAccatatttttctcctgctctgcaaagaactatctcaaaaaaaaaaaaaaaaagaaaatccttccaGAAGTTTCCCAAACCACTGAGAATCCCCAGTATAAAGCTTTATAGGGTGCACCTTGACAAAGGATACAAATCACAGGTATTGTTACTCTGTAACTTGGGATGGCTGCTCTTTAGATGCAAGAAACTCACCTCGACCAGCTAATAAGAGACAGAAGATTTAGACAACTGGCCCAAAGAACAGATCACCCATGTTTGGGGTATCTTAAGCACTGATTTGAAAGCAGATTTAGTAAGAGTCTTCCCTATATGTTCAGATCACTGCTCACCACTAACACTTGTCACAATGCTGAATTTGTTCGGTTTTAAGCCCAGCTTCTTTTTGGAGAAGGCTCCATGGCTTCTCATACAGAGCTCTAAATGAACCATGATAAGAGTCCTAATTCCCAAATGCAGCAATGCCCACTGCTTCTGGGATTGCAGACCCCATAAACTCTTTTCATGATGAACGACTGTGTAATGTGTTATTGGTCACTTACCACTAGAATATCCAGTGATATATCCAGATTCTTTAGTACCTCAAGTGCTTTTagaatctgaaagaaaacattagattattttttttttattagataaCATATGCATAAGTACtatcctgtttttctcatccTCTTTCCCATGTTTATCCAAAAAACCTTAACAGGAAGAAGATCCAGTAACTCCAGGAAAACATAAGCACTCCTTCACTGTAGGTAAGGGCTATGCTTGAAATTTGTTCTGCAATACCCCTAGCAGCAGTAACAGCAGAAACCTCAACAGGTTTGACTTTACTGCTACAGAGATTACATTAAAGATCAATAAATCAATAGTGCAGCAGCTCAGGCTACAAATATGCCCTCACTCCTGGTGTACCAGTGACCGATCAGCACAGAACTGATTCAAAGGCTGCATTAAGCAGAAGCAGcaccctgaaagaaaaaaaaaaaaaggaaaaaaatgcaaacttcCCACAAGTTCTCCCAGCTAGCAGCACCAGTAAAGgccaagaattaaaaaaaaaagtccgtGGGAGTTCAGCTTGCGAAGACGGTCAGGTTTTGAAGCCTTCACTGCTATTTGTACAAGACCAAGTCAAGCTAGAACAGCTGCTTTGTTTCACATGGGCAAAGTATATACATCTTTGATTAAAACGTTGAGTTTCGTAGAAACAGAagagtatttttcaaatatgaaactGCTTATCTTACTCTGAGAGGtttttaataatacaaaagTTTCATTTATAAATAGAGTATGAACTTATTTGGCAACGTGTGTGCAGTACACCTGAGTCTTGCAGTTGACTACACACAGTTTGCATCATCTTTGACAGATTTCCATAAAGTTGAAGTTGTTATCTAGATGACAGAATTAATGTGCAACTAAAGTAACAGCATTTCATAGGGTGCTAACAAAGCCTGGAATACTTCTCTAGGTTTTTTCAGACCATTGCCACTTCTAAATGCAATGGCAGAAACCTGCTGGGATGCAGGATGACAACCCCAAAACTTCTTAAACTTTAGTAATTGCTTTAATAATAGTCACTTCTCTCTACAACAGTTCTAAATTTCACTGTTCctataatatattaaaaattgaatCCTCCTAAACCTCACTGTGCACAGTGGGCTCCATCCATACGCCTGGCATGTGGTTCTCCTGCAAGGCTCTACCCTGCAGTAGTAGCTTAACATTTAACTTTTTCCAGACACTTCACAGGCATAGACTACACATTTTATGAGATGAAGACTTTTCCAAAATAATccccagcaggaagaaaatatgctgCAAAGATGCTTACAGAgttaagtgaagaaaaaaaaaaggtaatttaatAAGACCACGATGTTAATCACAAACATTAGAAACTAAGTTATCAGTGTCAatttagttaattttctttttaaagtgatATTCCCAGGCATTTAACTAATTTTGCCATCAGAAGGGAGCAGCCCATTGCTAAGTGGATGGGCTTTGCTTTATAGGATGACTGGCTATTCAAGCAGTATAAACCAACTGGGAATAAATCCCACAGCCCATACACAATCCTGCACTAGGAATGCTAAAAGGTGCTTTCATCAAGCTACAGAAACAACGAAGATTTGATGGGTTTTGGACCGAGTTAGTTCATGAAGCTGAGTTCATTACAGAATCATTAAAGAATCTTTAAAACCGGTTCAGGAAGCAAGCAATTACTATTCATGCAACTTCAAAACGGGGGGTAAATTACAAAAGTACCTGGATGACAAGCATGTCTGAGAGCAGTCAACACGTTTTAATGTGAGACAAAACTTTCAATTTTTAAACCAAAGCCCACActgttcattttgctttcctgaaaTGTGTATCCCATTTGGCGAATTAAGACAAACAGAAGGGTTTCGTTAAGTAGAAAGCATTGATCAAACACTAACAATCCCGTTAAGAGCAGTGATCCTCATCTCCCAAAAGCTGGGAACAGCTCAGCCTGCAGTGAGCCCAGCAGTCATATCTGCACAGGGCTGTCAAAGGAGAGGCAGCCCCGTGTGCCTTTGTGTGCAGCATAACCAGAGCCTCATGGACGAGCAACACACACACCAGCCTGAGACACAAGCACGGGGCCAACAGGAGCACGAGCAAGATAAgatgaagggaaggagggaaagcagagggTCCAAGCAATGAAAAACAGGCAAGAAGCATGCGAGCAAGCAGCTCTCCAGAGTGAAAGCTGAAAGCAGAGGGATGATAAGAAGAGGCCCAGCTGCGCCAGGTCTGTCTCTTCCCATTGCACCAGCGTTGCTCCAGCCTCTCCGCGTGAGCCTTGGGGTCACCTCACCTCTTGAAGCTGGGCCCTCGCTCAGGCAGGATGGGACCCAGCTGGGTGGCGAAACCCCACCAGGTCTCTATCTCCTGGCTGAGCTTGCCACCTCATCTGAAAGAGCGTCAGGTCTTTGAAGACAGCACTTTGGAGAAGCCTAACACAACCCCAAGTGAGTTGCCCTATGCTCAGTTGCCCTCACTTTAAAAAATTTCCTTTAAGaagtctggttttgttttcagccaCTGAATCTCATCCTCTCTTCCTGCTAACTAAAGGTAGCCCTCTCTCAAACATCTTATACAAACCACAAATATAAACACTAATCACACATTACCTCTTGGTCTTTTTTTTAGGGCCAACCAGACAGAGTTCTTGAGCCTTGGTAAGTTACGCTGGCCAGAGCTGTGGCCATTCTGCTGCTGTCCTAAAGTCTCCCCAGCTCGGCAGCCCTGTTTTTAAGAACAGCCCCCAGAACAGGACGTAATATTCCTGTAATTGCCCCTCTAATACTACATCGCTGTAATAACACGACCCTGCTAAGCTACCCGGAGATAGCAGTTATTCCATAAGCCACTGCCTTGTACTGCAATTTCATGCTCAACTGGTAATACACCAGAGCTCCAAATCATTTTCTGAGTCAATGCTTTCCAAAATACAGGCTCCTATCCTGAGTGACCTATATTCACAGCTCCTAGCTGTGACTTTCCACTGAGCCATGCTAAAACGCAGGCCGCTCAAATGAATGTAGCCTAGCACATGACCAAggctgccttttctagaagagTCCTCTTCATCTGACACAAATTACTTTGGTACTTGTGACATCTCCCCGCACTGCTTGCTGTCTTCTAAATTAAGGAAGATTTGAGTAACGCCATGTCAAGATGAGATGGATAATTGCTCCCCCTCCTATTCCCACCCTccccaaaaaataaacagcGTTGCTTTCTGATAAGGATTGTCACTTATTTTTGCTGACTGTAATTTCAATCCATTTTGTAGATGTTACATCAGGCCTGTAACATTGCTGCTGTAATCAGCATCATACAGCAGCAAGTCAAATTCTTTAAGAGACTTATGTATATTTATGACAGCTAGTGTCAGCTGAATATAATTTAAGATAAATTCAAGCTAAATTTAGCAGTACATATCTACATGAAGTCTCATTGAGTGCACTGGCTCATGGTACCATCCTTTATTTCTACACCAGTTACATCTTACATGCAAGATTTTGCAGCTGCTCATTGCAGTGCTTCATGGACGTCAGGGACAGGGCTCATTTCATTTCACGGTAACCttttttccagagctgctgAACTTCTCTAGTATCTTGAGGATCATTCAACTTCTAAATCATCAGTTCTGTTAGTTTTGGTCAGTTCTCTGAAAACTCACCAGGTAGCTATTAAACCCTGCATATTAAGAAGCTTTTGATATGAACAATTTATGTTCTGTATCTTTTTCCTGGTGCCTATCAAAGTATCCAGTGGTTATTAAAAAATGTGACACAATTAGACAAAGATTATTCTCAACTATAGAGCAGAAATATTTGACAACACAAACACTTACCGACATATGTATCTGTAATAAggatttattattctttctgcaCATCCTTGAAGCCTCTCTTTGCCTTTAAACATAACTACATGTTTTCCACTACTAGGTTTATCTTGTATTAGTAGTGCATTTCATGACTGCCAATTTCCAGTTATcagcttctcccttcccttccactcCTTACCCGTAACTGTTTCTATTTCACTCGACACAGCTTTACCAGGAACAGTGGAAGTGCTACAGCACCACCATTAGACCTACTTTGTGCAGCACCTGTTTTTGGTCATGTTACAAACACAGGGCATCTCCTTCTTTAAGAGGCAAACCTGTCAGGGCTAGAcatgttttttctccttggattaatgtgtttttaagtTTAATGCTTTGGGAGCACTTAGAAACAATTCcagagtttttgttgttgttgttttcttttccttttcaatctCCTGTTCATAAGAGCATATAATCACCAAACACTAgtattaaaagattaaaaagagtaaaagagATAGAGTAAAATTTGACCACTTCTAGAACACcagaaatttcagttttgctgaacTGCAAGGTATAGTACCTCAAGAAGTACCTGCACTCTGATATTTGCATTTTGGACAGATAAAGCCTACAGCACCAGCAGATGAAGATAAACCATTACTGGGTaagaaaatcagtatttcttgCACGTGTATGAGCACGCACTTAGAAAGCACACAATAGATATGAATGTAGTAATGAtgctttttaagttttattaaCCACAAAGTACAAAGCAAGTTAAATGACATACCAGCCCTCTGTTTGCAAACACTTCCACAAACTTGCATCAAGTTATAACACTTCAGGAAATCTACCACACTAAGCATGTTCTGTACTTTCAAGATGAATTCagcccctcaaaaaaaaaaaaaaaaaaaaaaaagccctttaaaatatatttttgttggtCAAACACGATTCATTGGCAAACAGCAAGCCAAATTTGGGGCTTACTTCTTTGCTGGAGCAAAGTGCCTTCCCTCCTGCTCATCTCCTTCCCTGCACCTTGGTACTTTCGAGTGCCAGGCTCAgcctccttcagctgctctaCTCACAGAGgatgttttcttgtttcaagCCCTCCTTATCTACTTCTTGCAGCTCCTGAGGAGAGCCCTGCTCTCCTACAGGttgcttcatttatttcagataaGCATAGCTTTGTTCTTCCCCTACCAGGAATCAAAGTGCAGGATGCGGTGCCCTTCCTGCAccaccacagcacagcaggaacaCCTTTTCCACTATAAAAACCTCTTATGGAGCTCAGCACCTCAGCTTTGAGCTTCTGGCCAGGACAAGACACGTAACACTCAGCACCATCCATCAGCTGGTTTGGTGCACAGTGTTAATATCTAGCTTTAAGACACAGATTTTTGTCACCTCATCCTACACAGGACCCCTCAGGCTCCTATTTAAAACACCATGCAGCCAGAGCCCGGCCACACACCGACCCGAGGGTGCCAAAGGGACCTCAGGGTGCCAAAGGGACCCGATGCACATCGCCCCCTCCAGGCGCCCCAAGCCGGGGACGAAGCCCCGAGGCCACCCGGGGGGACCCCCACCGGCCCCCCGCTACCTCCGCGGGCTGCTCCGCGCGGCCCAGGCGCTccttcagctccagcaccctCTTCGTccccatcttcctcctcctccccgccgcgCTCGCCCCCTCCGCCATGGCCCGCAGCCCCTGGCGGCCGCCATCTCGGGCCTCTTGTAGCGGCGCCATGGGCGGCGTCCCGCGGCCGGCTGCCTGCCGTGCCCGCCCCGGCCAAGGGGGGGAGCGCCGCCGCCatcccacagaatcacagaatttctaggttggaagagacctcaagatcatcgagtccaacctctgacctaacactaacagtacccactaaaccatatccctaagctccacatctaaacgtcttttgaagacttccagggatggtgactccaccacttccctgggcagcctgttccgcTCCTCCATGTCCTCAGCCGCCTGCCAGTGCCATGCCCCGGCCCTCGGCTGTCCCAGGCTCAGCCCTGCAGGGTCTCATcccccagtcctgctgctgaGGGCACAGCCGAGAGCATCCTGCCCAAAGCACCTTAGCCCcgcggggctggctgcagggatggtGGTTGTGGTTGACCTGGTTGTGCTATTACCAGCACATATTTGTTATCAGCACGTAATGTGGACtagctgctttgctttgtgctgcCTCTCTCAGTTTTGCCTTTATTTAAGCACACACTATGATTGGTACTTAGCAAAAAGTTATAATTCAAGTATGCCTGCGGCTCTGAGCCagagggggagcagcagcctgccccaTGACCTGCAGTGGCCCTTCCACATGTCCTTCAAGAGCACCAAGGCGAATACATCAGTATAGACCCTGCAGGGGTGCGTGGTCGTAGTCCCCACAACACCAGCTGATGGATGGGATGCAGCATCAGGGGCAGTTGCACTTGCCCACACAAACTTCTTTGGTCACCTGCAGGTCATTTCAAGGCCTGTGGTGTGTCTGTTGTGCGTGCATGGCCGTAAGGCTGCTTAGTGGCTGGTAAGTATGGTGGCAAACACAGCAGtagcaaggccaagtgcatgAAGAcgtgcccagcaccagcaggcacAGTGCTGCAGGCTTACCCCCAGGTAAAGGTAGCAGCCAGGCTGGAGAAAGCATCTTActtgtctttctgtctttccttatTTATAGCCTGATAGTTAATGCAACTGTTGCAGAAGGACAAAGCACTTTTGGGCCCTTCAGCTTGAAGCATGGCTTCTTTGAAAGGTACATAAGGTCACAAAAAACATTGGGCAGGGAATCTGTCTTTGCCTACTGCGAAAGTGAAATGGGATCTCTGGCACAGAGCTTACTGGGGCTCAGCACCTGAAAGACTTCAGGCTGAATgagtctttctgaaaaaaaaatctatgggTTTGCCATATTTCCTCGGGGGTTATTGTAGATATAATTAGAATAGTTAGATATGTAGGTCACTTTTCACTCCTTAAAACAGCATTTGGGAGAAGTGTTAAAAAAAGTGTATCCAGTCTAAATTACAGGGGAATTTTAAGTAGGCAAAAGAGGATTACCTTTATGTCTGGTATTTGCACATTACATTGCAAAATAGATCTCATTACAGCTTGGCACAGCATGTAGCAAATTTATCAGTAGAGAAACCAAAACAGGCAGTAGTGCAAAGCAGTAGGTAGAGCACTCAGGTTGCATATGGAAAAAACAGATCCAGTTTCCTTTCGTGGACTGGCTCTCCAGTTCACATGctcatcttttattttgcagaaataattaGCTCATCTTCATTATGCACACAGGCTTCATTAACCCTGCCCTAGAATCAGCCACCCACAACTGgttgctctttctctctctctctttttttttttttttttctttcccctaatAATATTCAATTACTTACACAAAGTGGAAtttatgcagaagaaaatcttgAAAGGGATTCAACCCACAGCAGCATTATGGTTAAAGTCATCTTTGAGTAGGGAAGTTGAGACTGAGGTCATCACATGAGTGATGTGATTGAAGCTGGGTTTCCCGTACATTGTATGAAAGCCTTAATTATCAAGCCACTGGGTTTTGTGGAATGAAGAAAATCTCCTTCCTGTGTTTCTGCACAA
Proteins encoded in this region:
- the LOC137854657 gene encoding elongin-A-like isoform X2, whose protein sequence is MAPLQEARDGGRQGLRAMAEGASAAGRRRKMGTKRVLELKERLGRAEQPAEILKALEVLKNLDISLDILVETGIGKTVNSFRKHATAGNVAKSLVKRWKKLIPPENKSDHRGRKNAEKEKDETKSSVSKGTKPSEKPKASVLASKSSNSSPISKKLNKQHTHREKKHRNTGSESQKERDNKECSSSSSKRGSQGTDPQAKEGDLKERASKDSKEGSEKRRSCVASKDISPTKERPGKDAPKQEDPKHVKKPKQKPVTGSKAKLPSDEEFEPPTMSFESYLNYDQVTKKRKRKACSTGERPKKCSEQKSSSVPQKTTKPPHADEGEEKNQNCEDDQSETPSKKTKVASLQDLLSTPLPKSLPGILISSLPYAADFKAPVVEAPQQVSESVQFTGRRQNSKMQVYSGSKQAHLSKMLTLYEQCIRVLQNNIDSLHEVGGVPFEILEPVLTRCTPEQLFRIEDCNPTFTEVSDHLWKKHCQRDFKNERLLEYESWREMYLRLYNEREERLKTLTKNILSAQAKKPKGRQVKMAYMTTAAKPPRNIRRKQEIHGTAGPVTQLHPTEKCNELSRVIELTRVNLSNC
- the LOC137854657 gene encoding elongin-A-like isoform X3 produces the protein MAPLQEARDGGRQGLRAMAEGASAAGRRRKMGTKRVLELKERLGRAEQPAEILKALEVLKNLDISLDILVETGIGKTVNSFRKHATAGNVAKSLVKRWKKLIPPENKSDHRGRKNAEKEKDETKSSVSKGTKPSEKPKASVLASKSSNSSPISKKLNKQHTHREKKHRNTGSESQKERDNKECSSSSSKRGSQGTDPQAKEGDLKERASKDSKEGSEKRRSCVASKDISPTKERPGKDAPKQEDPKHVKKPKQKPVTGSKAKLPSDEEFEPPTMSFESYLNYDQVTKKRKRKACSTGERPKKCSEQKSSSVPQKTTKPPHADEGEEKNQNCEDDQSETPSKKTKVASLQDLLSTPLPKSLPGILISSLPYAADFKAPVVEAPQQVSESVQFTGRRQNSKMQVYSGSKQAHLSKMLTLYEQCIRVLQNNIDCRQVKMAYMTTAAKPPRNIRRKQEIHGTAGPVTQLHPTEKCKTQISESRDRNSNSSNPNPTSNSGSSSSSGTTQDGKKPTKKVAPIMRKTLRALKSRAGRR
- the LOC137854657 gene encoding elongin-A-like isoform X1, yielding MAPLQEARDGGRQGLRAMAEGASAAGRRRKMGTKRVLELKERLGRAEQPAEILKALEVLKNLDISLDILVETGIGKTVNSFRKHATAGNVAKSLVKRWKKLIPPENKSDHRGRKNAEKEKDETKSSVSKGTKPSEKPKASVLASKSSNSSPISKKLNKQHTHREKKHRNTGSESQKERDNKECSSSSSKRGSQGTDPQAKEGDLKERASKDSKEGSEKRRSCVASKDISPTKERPGKDAPKQEDPKHVKKPKQKPVTGSKAKLPSDEEFEPPTMSFESYLNYDQVTKKRKRKACSTGERPKKCSEQKSSSVPQKTTKPPHADEGEEKNQNCEDDQSETPSKKTKVASLQDLLSTPLPKSLPGILISSLPYAADFKAPVVEAPQQVSESVQFTGRRQNSKMQVYSGSKQAHLSKMLTLYEQCIRVLQNNIDSLHEVGGVPFEILEPVLTRCTPEQLFRIEDCNPTFTEVSDHLWKKHCQRDFKNERLLEYESWREMYLRLYNEREERLKTLTKNILSAQAKKPKGRQVKMAYMTTAAKPPRNIRRKQEIHGTAGPVTQLHPTEKCKTQISESRDRNSNSSNPNPTSNSGSSSSSGTTQDGKKPTKKVAPIMRKTLRALKSRAGRR